ATAGCTTAGCTCATGTTTTATCTGAATGAGACTGTTTTCTTGGCATTCCCCTTGATATACTTTCTTATCCTTGCCCTCTTTGTTGGACCAGTTCATACCGTACTCGTTTATAGAGAAGGAGGCCAGTCATGTCCAAGGGTTTAGTCCGGAGCTTGCAGTAGTTACCATTGGAGGAGGAAAGGAGCTGGAGGAAAAGCTTGTGGTAATACTTTGCTCTAGTTTTATGAAGTTAAGAACCATTATATTCACTTTGAACAATTCTTATAAATGTGCGATTAATTCTGTGAGTGGGTCACTTCTAAAGCTGCACTTTTTTGCATTTCCATTCTCGAGGGTTTTGTAGGTAAGACCAACAAGTGAAACCATCGTAAATCACATGTTCACTAAATGGATCCAGAGCTATCGTGATCTCCCTCTCATGATTAATCAGGTAACCTCATTGGCAGACTTGGGTCAACACGCTCACTATCATTTACTGTACTAATTATTTCCTATTATTCTAGTGGGCCAATGTGACAAGATGGGAAATGAGGACTAAGCCATTCATCAGAACTCTTGAATTTTTATGGCAAGAAGGTCATACAGCTCATGCAACCCTTGAAGAGGCAGAGAAGGAGGTTTGTTCATCATTCTGCAAGTTCCTTTTGCCCCTGAACTTGTTCAGTACCATGCCATTCATGTAGTAATGATACAGATGTGAAACAATGAAAGGTTCTAATGCGCTGTCATCTGCTCCATTTCTTAATACTCTGCAGGCGATGCAGATGATTGATGTATATACCAAATTTGCTTATGAGCAAGCTGCAATACCAGTTATTCCAGGCAGGAAATCAAGAGTGGAGACATTTGCTGGTGCTGATCGGACCTACACTATAGAAGCTATGATGGGTGACAAGAAGGCCTTACAAGCTGGAACTAGTCACAACCTTGGCCAGAACTTCTCCCGTGCCTTCGAAACACAGGTTGCTGTTTACCAACTTTGAACTGTCTCATTTTATTGGAATCTTGTGTGCTTCCTGTACTCGATCATTTAGCTATTATAAGTAGTTAAGTACCTATTGCAATCCTCTGAGACAAACTGTTTATTTTGATTTTCCTCACCTGCTGCAGTTTATGGATGAAAATGGTCAACTTGAGCACGTATGGCAGACTTCTTGGGCTATTAGCACTCGGTTCGTTGGTGGGATCATCATGACCCATGGTGATGATGCTGGTTTAATGCTTCCACCAAGGATTGCTCCCATTCAGGTCTTATCCCATTGCTTTGTTTACACCTTTGTGCGCACAAAGCTCAGGCCCTTGTACCTGTATAAGTTTTTCCTTCATCTGTCTTGTACTCTACAAAACCCCTGTGGAAGTTTGGATAAAAGGGACTCAATTTTTTTTGGCCAAAAATGCCAGCTATGTCCCTTTTCTGCAAAGTTTTGCATCGTACTATCTGCTCTCAGTATTTTGAACTATACACTTGTGAGTAGAATGTAAGAATTTTTTGTTCAACACAGGTGGTAATAGTGCCTATTTGGAAAAAGGGTGACGAAAAGGGTGTTGTTATGGAAGCTGTAGCTTCAGTTCAGAACACGCTCAAAGAAGCAGGCATTAGAGTCAAAGTGGATGACTCAGAGCTGAGGACACCTGGATGGAAGTTTAACTTTTACGAAATGAAAGTAACCACTTTTGCACTTCTACTGGAATTCCAGTTCAGTTATTTTCCCCTTCTACTTTTCCATAGGCTTGTGCTTGACATTTCTTCTATTGTTTTGACAGGGAGTTCCCATAAGGATTGAACTTGGtccccgcgatgtaaaaaacaggagtgttgtgctttCTAGGCGAGATGTCCCTGGAAAGCAAGGAAAGGAGTTTGGAATATCTATGGAACCATCAATATTGGTGGATCATATAAAAGACCGTCTAGAGGAAATTCAGGCATCTCTTCTACAGAAGGCCATCACATTTCGTGATAGGTACTTATGATCCAGAATATATTTTTTATGAACTCATAACTTGTCTTCAAGAAGTGTTTATTGCTACTTTCTTATGCCCGTTTTGTTCTGTGCTCTTATGCCATCCTTTCCCCATAGTGATAATAACTGTTCTAGTGTGTACCTGTGTTAGGTTTATATGTACTTGTCGTCGGACACATGGATTCTTTTGTGGGTTCTCTTCATTGCATGATCCAGATTTTTTTTATCAGAACTAATAACCTTTTCACTCGTTGCAGTAATATAGTTGATGTCAACTCATATGGAGAACTGAAGGAGGTCATTTCCGAGGGTAAATGGGCAAGAGGTCCATGGTCAGCTAGGTAGGTCGTGTTTGAATGGACGGCTTTTATCCTTGTGGGTCAACCATGTTTTTTTTATTTGACGATTTGATTGATTTGTGGTAAACTTCAGCGATGCGGATGAGCTGAAGGTGAAAGAAGAGACCAGTGCGACCATCAGGTGCTTTCCCTTTGATCAGCCGGAGGGTGCGAAAAAATGTTTCATGACTGGCAATCCAGCCGATGAAGTTGCTATTTTTGCAAAGTCATATTAGGCCATCTTTGTGCAACCAGAGATCAGAATATTTTTATTACAGATTCTTTTCTCTTTCCCACAGTTTCTCTGTGGTCTTTACTGACCATGAACGAAGAA
The window above is part of the Triticum aestivum cultivar Chinese Spring chromosome 2A, IWGSC CS RefSeq v2.1, whole genome shotgun sequence genome. Proteins encoded here:
- the LOC123188698 gene encoding proline--tRNA ligase, chloroplastic/mitochondrial codes for the protein MVSLLRLPSLLAPAAARPAALLRHRGRCLHTSPARLCPAATTAGASSAAPVKMETRGGDREGQVTPRSTDFNAWYTDVIAAAELADYGPVRGTMVIRPYGYAIWEAIQDYLNVKFKETGHSNMYFPQFIPYSFIEKEASHVQGFSPELAVVTIGGGKELEEKLVVRPTSETIVNHMFTKWIQSYRDLPLMINQWANVTRWEMRTKPFIRTLEFLWQEGHTAHATLEEAEKEAMQMIDVYTKFAYEQAAIPVIPGRKSRVETFAGADRTYTIEAMMGDKKALQAGTSHNLGQNFSRAFETQFMDENGQLEHVWQTSWAISTRFVGGIIMTHGDDAGLMLPPRIAPIQVVIVPIWKKGDEKGVVMEAVASVQNTLKEAGIRVKVDDSELRTPGWKFNFYEMKGVPIRIELGPRDVKNRSVVLSRRDVPGKQGKEFGISMEPSILVDHIKDRLEEIQASLLQKAITFRDSNIVDVNSYGELKEVISEGKWARGPWSASDADELKVKEETSATIRCFPFDQPEGAKKCFMTGNPADEVAIFAKSY